The following coding sequences lie in one Arachis stenosperma cultivar V10309 chromosome 5, arast.V10309.gnm1.PFL2, whole genome shotgun sequence genomic window:
- the LOC130981784 gene encoding uncharacterized protein LOC130981784: MATTTSTTASTAGAAAANDVAEGPVLSVVNKRLRALRKKLNRIVHTEESVAQGKPINKEQEEVLRSKPSVLALIDELEKLRSPLSAAVTEELNLALKNNNNHHQPKPQPEPESQLQPQPQPEPVSEAKNDDVSVVEDLINLIYFGSLFDVKSQNEFTSTMLTRTHERGCCLTYDYVTDDATDLLRERDLDLISAMRGLLISRPADSSLSHRDALCRCVEHARLWLARAPQPIEPNAEVTYAGLREKLNKIMSSEYFITTPEIKATDEVAAAAASGSYQSFQVPVHGTAPVEGEGGSVSKSPDQDEGAINYQGHGSGEENSDPEGELQKDEVEVENVEVVTAQNEQTNAQVDVEYNQRDMETKDQHYPRRGYQNQRGGRGGGGSWRGYSNGRGGRGGGGGVGRGGYQNGRNQYYDQPGNYYPKNYYNNRGGGGRGARGGGYSYNNGSGGQFNHVAGDVGVQS; encoded by the exons ATGGCGACCACCACAAGCACCACCGCATCAACCGCAGGAGCAGCAGCAGCAAACGACGTTGCGGAGGGTCCAGTCCTGAGCGTTGTGAACAAGCGCCTCCGCGCTCTTCGCAAGAAGCTGAACCGAATCGTCCACACCGAAGAGTCCGTGGCCCAAGGAAAGCCCATTAACAAGGAGCAAGAAGAAGTCCTCCGCTCCAAACCCTCCGTCCTCGCACTCATCGACGAGCTCGAGAAGCTTCGATCCCCTTTGTCCGCCGCCGTCACCGAAGAACTCAACCTTGccctaaaaaataataataaccacCACCAACCAAAACCCCAACCGGAACCTGAATCCCAATTGCAGCCACAACCACAACCCGAACCTGTCTCTGAGGCTAAGAACGATGACGTTTCTGTTGTTGAGGATTTGATTAACTTGATTTATTTCGGGTCCTTGTTTGATGTGAAGTCGCAGAACGAGTTCACGTCGACGATGCTCACGCGCACGCACGAGCGTGGTTGCTGCCTCACCTATGATTATGTAACCGACGACGCCACCGATCTGCTCAGAGAGAGGGATCTTGACCTGATTTCGGCCATGAGGGGGCTTCTGATCTCTCGCCCAGCCGATTCCAGCCTGTCGCACCGCGATGCACTCTGCCGCTGCGTTGAGCACGCCAGGCTCTGGCTCGCTAGGGCTCCGCAGCCAATCGAGCCCAATGCCGAAGTTACCT ATGCTGGATTGAGGGAGAAGTTAAACAAGATTATGTCTTCAGAGTATTTCATCACTACTCCTGAGATTAAGGCTACGGATGAGGTTGCTGCCGCTGCTGCCAGTGGGAGTTACCAGTCTTTCCAGGTCCCTGTGCATGGCACAGCTCCGGTTGAGGGCGAAGGAGGCTCGGTTTCTAAATCTCCGGATCAG GATGAAGGAGCCATAAATTATCAAGGACATGGATCTGGAGAAGAGAACTCTGATCCTGAAGGGGAGCTTCAAAAG GACGAGGTTGAAGTAGAAAATGTGGAGGTGGTCACAGCTCAGAATGAACAGACCAATGCACAGGTCGACGTGGAGTATAATCAACGAGACATggagacaaaggatcagcactaTCCTAGAAGGGGTTATCAGAACCAAAGAGGGGGTCGCGGTGGTGGAGGTAGTTGGAGGGGTTATTCAAATGGACGTGGAGGccgtggtggtggtggtggagttGGCAGAGGAGGCTACCAAAATGGTCGCAATCAATACTATGATCAACCTGGAAACTATTATCCAAAGAACTACTATAACAACAGAGGAGGCGGAGGAAGAGGTGCGAGAGGAGGTGGCTACTCTTACAACAATGGTTCAGGTGGTCAATTCAATCATGTTGCAGGTGATGTTGGGGTTCAATCATGA